Proteins encoded within one genomic window of Bombus terrestris chromosome 11, iyBomTerr1.2, whole genome shotgun sequence:
- the LOC100645726 gene encoding splicing factor 3B subunit 3 produces MYLYNLTLQRATGITHAVHGNFSGSKMQEILVSRGKSLELLRPDPNTGKVHTLLTVEVFGIIRSLMAFRLTGGTKDYIVVGSDSGRIVILEYIPAKNVFEKVHQETFGKSGCRRIVPGQYLAIDPKGRAVMIGAIEKQKLVYILNRDPEARLTISSPLEAHKSNTLVYHTVGVDVGFENPMFACLEIDYEEADNDPTGDAAVKTQQTLTLYELDLGLNHVVRKYSEPLEEHANFLVSVPGGNDGPSGVLICSENYLTYKNLGDQHDIRCPIPRRRNDLDDPERGMIFVCSATHKTKSMFFFLAQTEQGDIFKITLETDEDMVTEIKLKYFDTVPVAASMCVLKTGFLFVASEFGNHYLYQIAHLGDDDDEPEFSSAMPLEEGDTFFFAPRPLRNLVLVDEMDSLSPIMACQVADLANEDTPELYITCGRGPRSTLRVLRHGLEVSEMAVSELPGNPNAVWTVKRRVDEEYDAYIIVSFVNATLVLSIGETVEEVTDSGFLGTTPTLSCSALGEDALVQVYPDGIRHIRADKRVNEWKAPGKKTIVKCAVNQRQVVIALTGGELVYFEMDPTGQLNEYTERKKMPSEVMCMALGNVAVGEQRSWFLAVGLQDNTVRIISLDPSDCLAPRSMQALPAAAESLCIVEMGAKDANNSEDLSPQQSSLYLNIGLQNGVLLRTVLDPISGDLADTRTRYLGSRPVKLFRIKMQGNQAVLAMSSRSWLSYYYQNRFHLTPLSYESLEFASGFSSEQCPEGIVAISTNTLRILALEKLGAVFNQISFPLEYTPRKFAIHTDSAHLIIIETEHNAYTEETKQQRRLQMAEEMQEAAGAEEAVVARELAEAFLSEEPNEAVFGAPRAGPGLWASLIRIIAPTTGQTFEVHRLEQNLAALCLSLVKFSNQGDQLFLIVGIAKEFQLNPRVSSGGFLYTYRVNSECTNLELVHKTTLDEVPLAICPYQGRVLVGVGRMLRLYDMGKKKLLRKCENKHIPNAVVSINAIGQRIYVSDVQESVYAVRYKRQENQLIVFADDTHPRWITTTCVLDYDTVATADKFGNIAVIRLASGINDDVDEDPTGNKALWDRGLLNGASQKADTVACFHVGETVMSLQKATLIPGGSESLVYTTLSGTVGVLVPFTSHEDHDFFQHLEMHMRSEHPPLCGRDHLSFRSYYYPVKNVIDGDLCEQFNSIEPTKQKSISGDLERTASEVSKKLEDIRTRYAF; encoded by the exons GTTGGATCAGATTCTGGGCGCATTGTAATTTTAGAATATATTCCTGCTAAAAATGTTTTCGAGAAAGTACATCAGGAAACATTTGGGAAAAGTGGATGTAGACGCATTGTACCTGGACAATATTTAGCTATAGATCCCAAAGGAAGAGCTGTAATGATAG gtGCAATTGAGAAACAAAAGcttgtttatattttaaatagagATCCAGAAGCTCGTCTTACAATTTCTTCACCTTTGGAGGCACATAAGAGTAACACATTAGTTTATCATACTGTGGGAGTAGATGTGGGTTTTGAAAATCCTATGTTTGCTTGTTTAGAAATTGATTATGAG GAAGCTGATAATGACCCTACGGGAGATGCAGCGGTAAAGACGCAACAAACATTGACTTTGTATGAACTTGATTTGGGTTTAAATCATGTTGTACGCAAATATAGTGAACCTTTAGAAGAACACGCAAATTTTCTCGTGTCTGTTCCTGGAGGGAATGACGGGCCGAGTGGTGTTCTTATTTGCTCTGAGAATTATTTAACATACAAAAATTTAGGAGATCAACACGATATTCGTTGTCCGATTCCGAGAAGACGTAATGATTTAGATGATCCTGAAAGAGGCATGATATTTGTATGCTCTGCTACTCACAAGACAAAGAGTATGTTCTTCTTTTTGGCTCAAACTGAGCAaggagatatttttaaaattacactCGAGACAGACGAAGATATGGTgactgaaattaaattaaaatactttgACACTGTACCTGTTGCAGCAAGCATGTGCGTTTTGAAAACTGGTTTCTTATTTGTAGCCTCAGAGTTTGGTAACCA ttACCTTTACCAAATTGCACATTTAGGAGATGATGACGACGAACCAGAGTTTAGCTCTGCCATGCCTCTTGAAGAAGGTGATACGTTCTTTTTTGCACCAAGACCACTTAGAAATTTAGTACTGGTCGATGAAATGGATAGCTTATCGCCGATAATGGCATGTCAG GTAGCTGATTTAGCAAACGAGGATACTCCTGAATTATATATAACTTGTGGTAGAGGACCACGATCAACGTTACGGGTATTACGGCACGGTTTGGAagtatccgaaatggctgtcagtGAACTGCCTGGTAATCCAAATGCTGTGTGGACTGTTAAAAGAAGAGTCGATG AGGAGTATGATGCTTACATCATAGTGTCCTTCGTCAATGCTACTCTTGTACTTAGTATTGGAGAAACTGTAGAAGAAGTGACTGATTCTGGATTTCTTGGTACTACGCCAACACTGAGTTGTTCTGCTTTGGGAGAAGATGCCCTAGTACAA GTATATCCTGATGGGATACGTCATATTCGAGCAGACAAACGTGTGAACGAATGGAAAGCTCCTGGTAAAAAAACTATAGTGAAATGTGCAGTGAATCAACGTCAGGTTGTAATTGCACTCACGGGAGGAGAATTGGTATACTTCGAAATGGACCCC ACGGGGCAATTGAATGAATATACAGAACGAAAAAAGATGCCATCGGAAGTAATGTGTATGGCGCTCGGTAACGTAGCAGTTGGTGAACAAAGGTCATGGTTCTTGGCTGTCGGTCTTCAAGATAATACAGTAAGGATTATTTCCCTGGACCCTTCTGATTGTTTAGCACCCAGGAGTATGCAAGCTTTACCGGCGGCCGCGGAAAGTTTGTGTATCGTTGAAATGGGTGCGAAAGATGCAAATAATTCTGAAGATTTATCACCTCAACAATCCAGTCTCTATTTAAATATAG GTTTACAAAATGGCGTTTTGCTAAGAACAGTATTAGATCCCATTTCGGGTGATCTCGCAGATACACGAACTCGATATTTGGGTTCTCGACCTGTTAAACTATTTAGGATAAAAATGCAGGGAAATCAAGCTGTGCTTGCAATGAGTAGCAGATCATGGTTGAGTTATTATTATCAAAATCGTTTTCATTTAACGCCACTGTCATACGAAAGTTTAGAATTTGCATCAGGCTTCAGTTCTGAACAGTGTCCGGAAGGAATTGTGGCCATTTCGACGAATACGCTTAGAATCCTTGCTCTTGAAAAGTTAGGTGCGGTGTTCAACCAAATTAGTTTTCCTTTGGAATATACTCCGAGAAAATTCGCAATTCACACGGACTCTGCACATCTGATAATTATTGAAACGGAACACAATGCATATACTGAAGAAACGAAACAACAGAGAAGGTTACAAATGGCAGAAGAAATGCAAGAAGCTGCAGGAGCAGAAGAGGCTGTGGTAGCGAGAGAATTGGCTGAAGCTTTCTTATCTGAGGAACCCAACGAAGCCGTGTTTGGTGCACCAAGAGCTGGACCTGGTTTATGGGCGTCGTTAATAAGGATAATAGCTCCCACAACAGGGCAAACGTTCGAAGTACATCGACTCGAACAAAATTTAGCTGCTTTATg TTTGAGCCTTGTGAAATTTTCTAATCAGGGAGATCAGCTGTTTCTCATAGTTGGTATCGCGAAAGAGTTCCAATTGAATCCAAGAGTTAGCAGCGGTggctttttatatacatatag AGTGAATAGCGAATGTACCAATCTCGAATTGGTGCATAAAACCACTTTGGATGAAGTACCTTTGGCCATATGTCCGTACCAAGGAAGGGTATTAGTTGGTGTTGGTAGAATGTTGCGTTTGTATGATATGGGCAAGAAGAAATTGTTGAGAAAATGTGAAAACAAACATATTCCTAATGCTGTTGTTTCTATCAATGCAATTGGGCAAAGAATTTATGTAAGTGATGTTCAGGAATCCGTATATGCTGTTAGATATAAACGCCAAGAAAATCAGCTTATAGTCTTCGCCGATGATACGCACCCGAGATGGATAACGACAACGTGCGTTCTAGATTATGATACCGTTGCCACTGCCGACAAATTTGGAAATATTGCTGTT ATACGCTTGGCAAGTGGAATTAACGACGATGTGGACGAAGATCCAACTGGAAACAAAGCCTTATGGGATAGGGGTTTATTAAATGGAGCCAGTCAGAAGGCAGACACAGTTGCTTGCTTTCATGTTGGTGAAACTGTTATGTCTTTGCAAAAGGCAACTCTTATTCCCGGTGGTTCTGAAAGTTTGGTGTATACGACATTAAGTGGAACAGTTGGCGTCCTCGTCCCCTTTACGAGTCACGAGGACCATGATTTTTTCCAACATTTGGAAATGCATATGCGCTCGGAGCATCCACCACTTTGTGGAAGAGATCATTTATCATTTAGATCGTATTATTATCCTGTAAAGAATGTAATAGACGGAGATCTTTGCGAACAATTCAATTCTATCGAACCGACAAAACAGAAAAGTATATCTGGCGATCTCGAACGAACAGCTTCCGAAGTATCAAAAAAACTTGAGGATATTCGTACGCGATATGCTTTCTAA
- the LOC100647429 gene encoding uncharacterized protein LOC100647429 isoform X2 yields the protein MIMEIADAGGGYKRFRVTVLVLFILLFGWTDRVAAGDCGLAELTCRDGHCVPIDAYCNGRDDCGDNSDEPAMCTPCNRTYHGREGRTYKLDLPRPSEERLPFLCHLTFTAAGQGYGELVQLLWDAFSVGRVDPNTDSFVTSCPEGSLQLAELGRHFTGGSWCGVGEGKASYYSETSTVTASIRLFHAPSSVPFEFRLRYRFVARNEAVARLGKPELPIERGSPVPGTYCSRNFYECHLKQCRLQSPNYPGEYPRNASCSITIRQKEVPTCKHAMISVKSTPTGPVGITTANSTLSVWQDCRPEKDHLIFRDGVRPEDSILLIYCGGPLPRITARGPTMQVEFRSSPIAIPLGASALRLELEIQVVYVDSDGLDYAKGPQGCHFFVNGTNKRSGILRAPLHALPPNSSCTWNIKGSAGDRVWIYFSSYSQRDLTGSVENNASSQSDVPCAIKLIFWDGTPSTGLPMATLCDDTPKLCAHAALRNVTRSTRPCTEDESYITVAPSLTLRMETLLGTALHTVNFNAQYEFISTTQVGEPWGDGVCSRVWRKVRSGEVTSPRDVRLFGRGGSPKLDCRYRIEAGADERVRLTLHNVSLGESTICTSEPDPHTGRPRCVQEVGSREARLVLYEAPWRDVKLPRACLCDNTSHLPLTHISSSRALEITFLIEQQAPHEDFETLFFYASFELVRAPECPRKQRVRGEGGELRFVAPPLSRPDIYCEGLPWLVEARENRSLFVLTWGWFLPLEPSPISEMNEQSKCPTTNRILLYSGWPPKLLKVVCPAEPGAREFTVHVFSEEWLGGTGEGKWPGPPRPPALLLDFVARESGQAAASWLEISKSRAALRRQLRLPERGIENETLANGDCPHKCPELSACIAASLWCDGRAHCPSGHDEANCGNGAKLLGLLPSEMWLVLAGVAGIIAAFACFFVVLISRSKARTKRLHYKGTKKSNRPRRAPTEETLLGAAS from the exons ATGATTATG GAGATAGCTGATGCTGGAGGTGGTTACAAACGATTTCGTGTAACTGTTCTAGTTCTGTTCATACTTTTATTCGGTTGGACAGACCGTGTGGCAGCTGGCGATTGCGGTCTGGCCGAGTTAACTTGCCGGGATGGGCATTGTGTACCGATTGACGCGTACTGTAATGGACGAGATGATTGCGGAGATAATAGTGACGAGCCAGCGATGTGTACACCCTGTAATCGTACGTATCACGGACGCGAAGGACGTACATACAAATTGGATCTTCCGAGACCTAGCGAGGAACGTCTGCCATTCCTTTGTCATTTAACGTTCACCGCTGCTGGCCAGGGGTACGGTGAACTTGTACAACTGTTGTGGGATGCGTTCAGCGTGGGCAGAGTAGACCCAAACACTGATAGCTTCGTTACAAGCTGTCCTGAAGGATCGTTACAATTAGCAGAATTAGGTAGACACTTTACGGGTGGCTCGTGGTGTGGAGTTGGAGAAGGGAAAGCTTCTTACTACAGCGAGACGAGTACAGTCACGGCGTCTATACGATTGTTTCACGCACCTTCCAGCGTACCTTTTGAATTTCGTTTAAGGTATAGATTTGTGGCGCGCAACGAAGCCGTGGCTAGACTAGGAAAGCCTGAGCTTCCGATCGAAAGGGGCTCCCCCGTGCCGGGTACTTACTGTTCTAGAAACTTTTACGAATGTCACTTGAAGCAATGTAGACTACAGAGTCCCAACTATCCCGGGGAATATCCGAGAAATGCCAGCTGCTCGATAACTATAAGACAGAAGGAGGTGCCCACCTGTAAGCATGCTATGATCTCGGTGAAATCTACGCCGACTGGTCCAGTCGGGATTACCACAGCCAATAGTACTTTAAGCGTATGGCAAGATTGCCGCCCGGAGAAAGATCATCTTATCTTTCGAGACGGGGTCAGACCAGAAGATTcgattttattgatttattgcGGAGGACCTTTACCCAGGATCACTGCCAGAGGTCCAACTATGCAAGTGGAGTTCCGAAGTTCCCCTATAGCCATCCCCCTTGGTGCCTCTGCTTTGAGGCTCGAACTCGAGATTCAAGTAGTTTATGTCGACTCTGATGGCCTCGACTATGCGAAGGGCCCTCAAGGTTGCCATTTTTTTGTAAATGGTACTAACAAAAGGAGCGGCATACTGAGAGCGCCGCTTCACGCACTGCCACCAAATTCCAGCTGTACTTGGAATATCAAAGGATCCGCTGGAGACAGAGTGTGGATCTACTTTTCCTCGTACTCGCAACGGGACTTAACGGGTAGCGTCGAGAACAACGCCAGTTCTCAGTCGGATGTACCTTGCGCGATAAAGCTGATATTTTGGGATGGTACACCGTCCACTGGACTTCCAATGGCCACGCTTTGTGACGACACACCTAAGCTGTGTGCACACGCGGCTCTGAGGAATGTTACTAGAAGCACGAGGCCGTGTACAGAGGATGAAAGTTACATCACAGTCGCACCATCTTTAACGTTACGTATGGAAACGTTGTTGGGTACTGCACTTCATACGGTTAACTTTAAT GCACAGTACGAATTTATTTCGACCACACAAGTTGGCGAACCCTGGGGAGATGGAGTTTGCAGCAGAGTATGGCGCAAAGTTCGAAGCGGCGAGGTAACATCACCTCGTGATGTTCGTCTTTTTGGAAGAGGCGGATCCCCAAAATTAGACTGTAGATATCGTATAGAGGCTGGTGCGGACGAGAGGGTGCGATTGACGCTGCACAACGTCAGTCTAGGCGAGTCTACCATTTGCACGAGCGAGCCAGATCCTCATACTGGCCGACCACGTTGTGTTCAAGAAGTGGGTTCCAGAGAAGCTCGTTTAGTTTTATACGAAGCGCCCTGGCGGGATGTAAAGCTTCCGAGAGCTTGTTTATGTGATAACACGTCGCATCTTCCATTGACGCACATCTCTTCGAGCAGAGCTTTGGAGATTACGTTTTTAATCGAACAACAAGCTCCGCACGAAGACTTTGAAACTCTCTTTTTTTATGCTAGCTTCGAACTTGTTCGTGCACCCGAGTGTCCCAGAAAGCAAAGAGTACGCGGAGAAG GCGGTGAATTACGATTCGTGGCTCCACCATTATCGAGACCAGATATTTATTGTGAAGGACTTCCATGGTTAGTGGAGGCACGCGAAAACAGGTCCCTTTTTGTTTTAACTTGGGGCTGGTTCCTTCCCCTAGAACCATCGCCGATATCAGAAATGAACGAACAAAGCAAATGTCCAACCACCAACAGAATCCTCCTTTACTCCGGTTGGCCGCCGAAACTTCTAAAAGTAGTGTGTCCCGCTGAACCAGGTGCAAGAGAGTTCACCGTTCACGTCTTCTCCGAAGAGTGGCTAGGAGGCACCGGCGAGGGTAAATGGCCAGGTCCACCACGACCTCCTGCGCTTTTGCTGGACTTTGTTGCAAGAGAATCTGGTCAGGCTGCAGCTTCGTGGTTAGAAATTTCGAAGAGCAGAGCTGCATTACGTAGACAGCTACGTTTACCCGAAAGAGGAATAGAGAATGAGACATTGGCTAATGGAGACTGTCCCCATAAGTGTCCCGAATTAAGCGCTTGCATTGCCGCGAGTCTTTGGTGTGATGGGAGAGCTCACTGTCCGTCCGGGCACGATGAGGCGAATTGTGGTAACGGGGCGAAATTACTTGGATTATTACCTTCGGAAATGTGGCTGGTATTAGCCGGTGTCGCTGGAATTATCGCTGCCTTTGCGTGCTTCTTTGTGGTACTGATTAGCAG gTCAAAAGCGCGTACGAAAAGACTTCACTATAAGGGTACAAAAAAAAGCAATAGACCGAGGCGAGCGCCGACAGAGGAGACGCTACTGGGAGCAGCATCCTGA
- the LOC100647429 gene encoding uncharacterized protein LOC100647429 isoform X1 yields the protein MHCLLVHFWPLYSAIQVFDLTCSPTSEIADAGGGYKRFRVTVLVLFILLFGWTDRVAAGDCGLAELTCRDGHCVPIDAYCNGRDDCGDNSDEPAMCTPCNRTYHGREGRTYKLDLPRPSEERLPFLCHLTFTAAGQGYGELVQLLWDAFSVGRVDPNTDSFVTSCPEGSLQLAELGRHFTGGSWCGVGEGKASYYSETSTVTASIRLFHAPSSVPFEFRLRYRFVARNEAVARLGKPELPIERGSPVPGTYCSRNFYECHLKQCRLQSPNYPGEYPRNASCSITIRQKEVPTCKHAMISVKSTPTGPVGITTANSTLSVWQDCRPEKDHLIFRDGVRPEDSILLIYCGGPLPRITARGPTMQVEFRSSPIAIPLGASALRLELEIQVVYVDSDGLDYAKGPQGCHFFVNGTNKRSGILRAPLHALPPNSSCTWNIKGSAGDRVWIYFSSYSQRDLTGSVENNASSQSDVPCAIKLIFWDGTPSTGLPMATLCDDTPKLCAHAALRNVTRSTRPCTEDESYITVAPSLTLRMETLLGTALHTVNFNAQYEFISTTQVGEPWGDGVCSRVWRKVRSGEVTSPRDVRLFGRGGSPKLDCRYRIEAGADERVRLTLHNVSLGESTICTSEPDPHTGRPRCVQEVGSREARLVLYEAPWRDVKLPRACLCDNTSHLPLTHISSSRALEITFLIEQQAPHEDFETLFFYASFELVRAPECPRKQRVRGEGGELRFVAPPLSRPDIYCEGLPWLVEARENRSLFVLTWGWFLPLEPSPISEMNEQSKCPTTNRILLYSGWPPKLLKVVCPAEPGAREFTVHVFSEEWLGGTGEGKWPGPPRPPALLLDFVARESGQAAASWLEISKSRAALRRQLRLPERGIENETLANGDCPHKCPELSACIAASLWCDGRAHCPSGHDEANCGNGAKLLGLLPSEMWLVLAGVAGIIAAFACFFVVLISRSKARTKRLHYKGTKKSNRPRRAPTEETLLGAAS from the exons ATGCATTGTTTGCTGGTACACTTTTGGCCTTTATACAGTGCGATCCAAGTATTTGATTTAACTTGTTCACCTACTTCG GAGATAGCTGATGCTGGAGGTGGTTACAAACGATTTCGTGTAACTGTTCTAGTTCTGTTCATACTTTTATTCGGTTGGACAGACCGTGTGGCAGCTGGCGATTGCGGTCTGGCCGAGTTAACTTGCCGGGATGGGCATTGTGTACCGATTGACGCGTACTGTAATGGACGAGATGATTGCGGAGATAATAGTGACGAGCCAGCGATGTGTACACCCTGTAATCGTACGTATCACGGACGCGAAGGACGTACATACAAATTGGATCTTCCGAGACCTAGCGAGGAACGTCTGCCATTCCTTTGTCATTTAACGTTCACCGCTGCTGGCCAGGGGTACGGTGAACTTGTACAACTGTTGTGGGATGCGTTCAGCGTGGGCAGAGTAGACCCAAACACTGATAGCTTCGTTACAAGCTGTCCTGAAGGATCGTTACAATTAGCAGAATTAGGTAGACACTTTACGGGTGGCTCGTGGTGTGGAGTTGGAGAAGGGAAAGCTTCTTACTACAGCGAGACGAGTACAGTCACGGCGTCTATACGATTGTTTCACGCACCTTCCAGCGTACCTTTTGAATTTCGTTTAAGGTATAGATTTGTGGCGCGCAACGAAGCCGTGGCTAGACTAGGAAAGCCTGAGCTTCCGATCGAAAGGGGCTCCCCCGTGCCGGGTACTTACTGTTCTAGAAACTTTTACGAATGTCACTTGAAGCAATGTAGACTACAGAGTCCCAACTATCCCGGGGAATATCCGAGAAATGCCAGCTGCTCGATAACTATAAGACAGAAGGAGGTGCCCACCTGTAAGCATGCTATGATCTCGGTGAAATCTACGCCGACTGGTCCAGTCGGGATTACCACAGCCAATAGTACTTTAAGCGTATGGCAAGATTGCCGCCCGGAGAAAGATCATCTTATCTTTCGAGACGGGGTCAGACCAGAAGATTcgattttattgatttattgcGGAGGACCTTTACCCAGGATCACTGCCAGAGGTCCAACTATGCAAGTGGAGTTCCGAAGTTCCCCTATAGCCATCCCCCTTGGTGCCTCTGCTTTGAGGCTCGAACTCGAGATTCAAGTAGTTTATGTCGACTCTGATGGCCTCGACTATGCGAAGGGCCCTCAAGGTTGCCATTTTTTTGTAAATGGTACTAACAAAAGGAGCGGCATACTGAGAGCGCCGCTTCACGCACTGCCACCAAATTCCAGCTGTACTTGGAATATCAAAGGATCCGCTGGAGACAGAGTGTGGATCTACTTTTCCTCGTACTCGCAACGGGACTTAACGGGTAGCGTCGAGAACAACGCCAGTTCTCAGTCGGATGTACCTTGCGCGATAAAGCTGATATTTTGGGATGGTACACCGTCCACTGGACTTCCAATGGCCACGCTTTGTGACGACACACCTAAGCTGTGTGCACACGCGGCTCTGAGGAATGTTACTAGAAGCACGAGGCCGTGTACAGAGGATGAAAGTTACATCACAGTCGCACCATCTTTAACGTTACGTATGGAAACGTTGTTGGGTACTGCACTTCATACGGTTAACTTTAAT GCACAGTACGAATTTATTTCGACCACACAAGTTGGCGAACCCTGGGGAGATGGAGTTTGCAGCAGAGTATGGCGCAAAGTTCGAAGCGGCGAGGTAACATCACCTCGTGATGTTCGTCTTTTTGGAAGAGGCGGATCCCCAAAATTAGACTGTAGATATCGTATAGAGGCTGGTGCGGACGAGAGGGTGCGATTGACGCTGCACAACGTCAGTCTAGGCGAGTCTACCATTTGCACGAGCGAGCCAGATCCTCATACTGGCCGACCACGTTGTGTTCAAGAAGTGGGTTCCAGAGAAGCTCGTTTAGTTTTATACGAAGCGCCCTGGCGGGATGTAAAGCTTCCGAGAGCTTGTTTATGTGATAACACGTCGCATCTTCCATTGACGCACATCTCTTCGAGCAGAGCTTTGGAGATTACGTTTTTAATCGAACAACAAGCTCCGCACGAAGACTTTGAAACTCTCTTTTTTTATGCTAGCTTCGAACTTGTTCGTGCACCCGAGTGTCCCAGAAAGCAAAGAGTACGCGGAGAAG GCGGTGAATTACGATTCGTGGCTCCACCATTATCGAGACCAGATATTTATTGTGAAGGACTTCCATGGTTAGTGGAGGCACGCGAAAACAGGTCCCTTTTTGTTTTAACTTGGGGCTGGTTCCTTCCCCTAGAACCATCGCCGATATCAGAAATGAACGAACAAAGCAAATGTCCAACCACCAACAGAATCCTCCTTTACTCCGGTTGGCCGCCGAAACTTCTAAAAGTAGTGTGTCCCGCTGAACCAGGTGCAAGAGAGTTCACCGTTCACGTCTTCTCCGAAGAGTGGCTAGGAGGCACCGGCGAGGGTAAATGGCCAGGTCCACCACGACCTCCTGCGCTTTTGCTGGACTTTGTTGCAAGAGAATCTGGTCAGGCTGCAGCTTCGTGGTTAGAAATTTCGAAGAGCAGAGCTGCATTACGTAGACAGCTACGTTTACCCGAAAGAGGAATAGAGAATGAGACATTGGCTAATGGAGACTGTCCCCATAAGTGTCCCGAATTAAGCGCTTGCATTGCCGCGAGTCTTTGGTGTGATGGGAGAGCTCACTGTCCGTCCGGGCACGATGAGGCGAATTGTGGTAACGGGGCGAAATTACTTGGATTATTACCTTCGGAAATGTGGCTGGTATTAGCCGGTGTCGCTGGAATTATCGCTGCCTTTGCGTGCTTCTTTGTGGTACTGATTAGCAG gTCAAAAGCGCGTACGAAAAGACTTCACTATAAGGGTACAAAAAAAAGCAATAGACCGAGGCGAGCGCCGACAGAGGAGACGCTACTGGGAGCAGCATCCTGA